From the Blastocatellia bacterium genome, one window contains:
- a CDS encoding AAA family ATPase → MITAITLKNFKGIRERVRIELKPITLLFGANSAGKSTILQAIHYAREVLLYQNLDADQTIQGGDNIDLGGFRNLVSDRDLKKKIHLRFEMDLSREDLPLYHSLSKWDFDISPKVKSAWVEIVIGWDEVRKYPYITNYLVGMNNDEEIAGIYSEGLGNIIKVNVSHPIFYDDPKIGQPVGSEKK, encoded by the coding sequence ATGATTACGGCAATTACACTAAAAAACTTCAAAGGTATTCGTGAGCGTGTACGAATTGAGCTAAAGCCTATCACGCTGTTGTTTGGCGCAAATAGCGCGGGCAAAAGCACTATTTTGCAAGCAATACACTATGCAAGAGAAGTTTTGCTGTACCAAAACCTTGATGCAGATCAAACTATTCAGGGTGGTGACAACATAGATTTGGGAGGTTTTAGGAATTTAGTTAGTGATCGCGATCTTAAAAAGAAAATTCATTTACGGTTTGAAATGGATCTTTCTAGAGAAGATTTACCTTTATATCATTCTTTATCAAAATGGGATTTTGATATAAGCCCTAAGGTTAAATCAGCTTGGGTAGAAATTGTTATAGGGTGGGACGAAGTAAGAAAATATCCTTACATTACAAATTATCTAGTGGGCATGAATAATGATGAAGAAATAGCAGGAATTTATTCTGAAGGATTAGGAAATATAATAAAAGTAAATGTTAGTCATCCAATTTTTTATGATGATCCGAAAATCGGTCAACCTGTTGGCTCAGAGAAAAAGTAG
- a CDS encoding restriction endonuclease subunit S — translation MGNITYQGGWDFTDLKYIDLSDKEKEKYLVVKGDLLFNRTNSKELVGKSAVYRQSEPMAFAGYLIRVKANSQNNAEYLAGFLNSKYGKQILTNMCKSIIGMANINAQELQSIEILKPPLNLQNDYAKIVYKTEKNKREIVL, via the coding sequence ATGGGTAATATAACTTATCAAGGTGGATGGGATTTTACTGATTTGAAATATATTGATTTATCTGACAAAGAAAAAGAAAAGTATTTAGTGGTAAAAGGTGATTTACTTTTTAATAGAACCAATAGCAAAGAATTAGTTGGCAAATCAGCAGTGTATCGCCAAAGTGAACCTATGGCTTTTGCAGGGTATTTAATTAGAGTAAAAGCTAATTCTCAAAACAATGCAGAATATTTAGCTGGGTTTCTTAATTCAAAATATGGTAAACAAATATTAACCAATATGTGCAAAAGTATTATTGGTATGGCTAATATAAATGCACAGGAGTTGCAGTCTATAGAAATACTAAAACCTCCTTTAAATCTACAAAATGATTATGCAAAAATAGTTTATAAAACAGAAAAAAATAAAAGAGAAATTGTTTTATGA